The window CAAATGATTTTCCCTTTCCGGCGTTACCGTAGGGATGTCGCATTCCAAATTCTTCATCTCCCCGAATACTTCGTAAAGAAGTAGCATGGGCGCCTTATGGGGAGATTCCTTCAGTTTATCGCAGAAGGCATCGTCAATGGCTGTACGTTTAGCATCCATCTGCTTCTTGGATGCCTTAGGCATTTCGCGAATAATGGATTCCATCATCCATTCTCGCCACTGATGGATGGACAAAGCCAAAAGCGCAGGTGTGGTTTCCGCCAACAGGTCGTACGGGAATTTCAAAGTAATACCGTCACAACTCTTGGTAGCATCAAAAACCATTTCGCCTGTAACCATGCGGGCAACAGATGAAGAGGGACGCCCATTCCAGTCGAAACCCATAATACGGAAGCTTTCTACGGAGCCTCCGTTTTCAGCAGTTGGCTTTTCATTCTGGGCGTTGCCATGACCTCGCCCGTCACGGCCCTTAAGGCCGCCAAAATCCATGCGGTTACGGAAACCGCTATCCGTATAGCTGACGCCGGATTCGCTCTGGTCCAGCCAGAACTTTTCATCGAACTTCAGCCATTGATCGCCCTTCTCCGCAAGATAGGCTTTCAAAGTGCGGATGGAATTCACCTTCGGGGCGATTCGGACGTAATAATCTACTAAGGCATCTTCGTGAGGCGCCAGGCCAAACTGACGTTTGCGGGCTTCCAGGGCGTGAAGATTTTCCACCACCCGTTCGTTATGAACCATGAAGGGGAACGGCCTTGCAATATCGCTCATGACCACCGCCTCACGCCAGAAAATCTGGGCGCAGTCCTCGGGATTGACGCGGGCGTAATCTACGCGATGGCCTCGACTAATCACAAGACCTCGGAAGGAAACTTCCTCCACCGCTTCCACAAAGCCACGTTCCTTATTCCAGACAGGGGCAAACCAGCGGCGAGTGCAGAAAGGTTCTGCCACCTGCATAATCCATTCCGGCTTAATTTCGGCGGCCTTGGTCAGGAAGGTTCGGCTAGTCTCTCGGACTTCCGCACTAAAGAGCCATTCCACACTCTTGGCGTAAAGATCGCTTCCCGGGAACACATGGGTTTCCCTACCACTTACAAGACGATAACATCCGTTTTCAATATCGCGGCGAGCAATGCCCCCCAAGAAACCGGAGAGCAGCGCAATGTGCAAGTTATCGGCATGGAAACCTTCAAGAGGGCAAGTCCTGTTTTCAAATTTTGCATCCAGAATACGGCCGAACTGTTCGTAAAGATCGATCCATTCACGGCAACGCAGGAAATGGAAAGAATTCTTATCGCAGAACTTACGGAGCTTATTCCAGGACTTTCCATCCCATTCTTCGCAGAAGGCGTTCCACATACTGACATAAGTCAGGAAGTCGCTCTTGTGACCTGCAAACTTCTTATGGAGACCGCGAACGCGTCCACGTTCAGGCTCTTCATTGGGAACCACACGGGGGTCCTGGATCGAAAGGGCGGAACAGACAATGAGGGCGGGCTGCAAAACACCGGCGTCACGGGCTCGCAATAGAACTGCAGACAACGCCACGTCCATCGGAAGCTTCGTCATATCGCGACCAAGCTTGGTCACGCTGCCGCTAGCATTATCCGCCGTCAGAGCCCCCAGTTCAAACAGAGTCTTGTAGGCGCCACGGAATGCAGAATGCGGCGGACTCTGCAGGAAGGGGAAACTTTCCATTTCCAGACCAAGACTGCGAAGCTGCAGCACCACGTTGGCCAAATTGCTACGGCGGATTTCCGGTTCCGTAAAATCATCCCGCTTTTCAAAATTCTCGGGGGAATACAGTCGGATACAGACGCCTGGCTTCACGCGGCCCGCACGACCGGTGCGCTGGCGGGCGCTGGCCTTGGAAATTTCCTCTACAGGAAGTCCCTGGATTCGAGCCTGAGCGTTATATCGGGAAATACGGGCCATACCCGTATCCACCACATAGGCTATGCCCGGAATGGTTAGAGAGGTTTCTGCAATGTTGGTGGCAAGGACCACACGAGTCTTGTTGGTACTCTTGAAAATACGACGCTGCTCTTCGGGGCTCATGCGGCCATACAGCGGGAGAACGTCAAAGCTGGCGGCATCCAGATCCGGCTTCAATTCGTTGGCCAAGTCCTGAATAACACGTTCCGTCGGGAGGAAGCACAGCAGGTGATCCCGATGGCGGCTTTCCAAATCCAGAATGGCGTCCCTAGCCTCTTCTATCAAGCCGGAGTCGCCCTTGCCGGACGCATCGCGAGGACCATCATCTTCGCCATCATTTTCCCAGGGACCGCCGCGGAATCCCTTCGGTGCCAGCGCGCCCGCTCCACGAGAACCACCGCGGAAATAATATTCCACATCCACAGGGAACGTGCGGCCTTCCGCTTCCAGCACACAACTGTTGTCGTAGAACTTTTCAAAGAGGGCGGCATCCAGAGTTGCAGATGCCACAATCAACTTGAAATCCGGACGTTGCTTCAGCACCGACTTGAAAATCCCCAGAAGGATATCGATGTTCAAGGAACGTTCGTGAGCTTCATCGATGACGATGGCGGAGTACTGCTTGAAAAGACGATCTCGACGGAACTCCTGCAGAAGAATACCATCGGTCATGACCTTGATGGGAGCATCATTTGTACCCTGCTCCCAGAAACGGATCTTGGTACTGACCAGTTCATCCGCCTTCAGTTCTTCACGCAAGCGGTCCGCGATGGACATGGCCGCAAGCCTGCGGGGCTCCGTCACGCCAATCTTGAAAAGCGGCTTACTGGATTCTGCGTCATTTTGAAGCGCTTTTCCTCCGTCATTCTGAGGCGCTTTCCCTCCGTCATTCTGAGGCTGCGCAGCAGCCGAAGAATCCAGGGACGGACTTTTCTTGACGCATTTCTCTACGAAATATTCCAGCAGGAACTTCGGTAACTGCGTAGACTTACCGGAACCTGTATCCGCCTTGACAATGACCACCTGGTGAGTATCCAGCAAATGCAGGAAATCCTCCCGCTTCTGCACCACAGGAAGTTCAGGATACTCGATTTTCAGGACGTCAAGATTCATGTGCTTTTAGAAATTAGAGATTAGAGAGGTTAGAGACTAGAGATTAGAAACTAGAATCCAGAGATTTTAGGGTATAGGGTTCAGGGGATAGTGATTAGGGATATTAAGAATACTCCATCGGGCTATTTAAAGACGAAACTTCCTCAAAATCACAAGCACTTGCATCCTGCGGCCCTAGCCCCTAGAACCTAGCCCCTAGCCCCTAAAATGCCCTAGCCCCTAAAATGCCCTAGTCCCTTTTAATCCTTAATATGTCCGCATTTGTCGCAGGTGAACTTGTAGCTGTTATCAGGATCCACCACCATGACGCCATCGCAATCAGGTTCTTCGCAAGGCAATTCACCAGGCATCACTTCGCGATAAGTTTTCTTTTCTTCGTCGTTCATAATCAAACCTTCAAATTTACGTTCCAAAGATAAAAAACTAAATTTGGGCAGTCAAACGCGGGCTTCCCGCAAATACAGACGGAGTGAAAAATGTCCGAAACTAAATACACCAAATGGGTCGCCTGCTGGGGAAACGCAACTTCCATCACGGACCGCACTGCAGCAGTTTACGCAAAGGACATTACCCTACGCTACCCCATCCGCATCTGCTTTTCCGGAAGCAAGCTCCGTTTCCGTTTTTCAAACCTGACCGGTACAGAACCTGTAGAGGTGACAAGCGCCTTTGTATGCCGCAATTCCCAAGCGCCTGTAATGATTACGTTCAACAAAAATACAAGCGTATCCATCCAGCCGGGAAAGGAAATCCAAAGTGACGAAATTCCTTTTGATGTCACCGCAGGCGAAACCGTAAATGTGAGCCTATATTTCGCAGGTTACACACAAATGAACGCCGGCACCCTCATTACAGGTCCGCTTTCTTCCGGTAAATACACCTACGGCAATTACGCAACTGCAGAAGAGTTCCCCGCAGAACTGACCCGCAATACCAACTGGTTCTATTTCCTCAACACCGTGGACGTTCTGACGGAGGAATCCAATCACGCACTGGTCTGTTTCGGCGACTCCATTACCGCACAAAGCTGGCCCGACTACCTGGCCCTTGAGGCTTGGAACGCAGGGAAGCGCAACGTGTCCATCATCCGTCGGGCCGTCAGTGGCACCCGCATCCTCCGTGAATACAACTGCATTACCTACGCCGCCTACGGATTGAAAGGCGCCACCCGCTTCCCCATCGAGTTGAATGTGGCAGGTGCATCCGCAGTCATTATCCAGCACGGCATTAACGACATCATCCATCCCGTTGGCGTGGAGGTGAACAAGTTCCGCCCCTGGAGTGACATGCCCACTACCGAGGATTTAATCCAAGGCGTTCAGGACATTTACATCAAGCACGCCCGCCAGCTGGGCCTTAAAGTTTATAGCGGCACGTTGCTTCCCATTTTCGGGTGGCGCACCTATAACGAAAACCGCGACGTCATCCGTAACGCCTTTAACGAATGGTTGAGAACGTCCAGCGAATTCGACGGTTGCGTAGACTTCGACGAAGCCGTCCGCGATGGTGCTGACCACAAGAAATTTGCAGAAGGTTTTGATTCCGGAGACCACCTCCATCCCAGCGAAAAAGCCTATCAGGCCATGGCTGCAGCAGCTTTAAAAATTCTTCAATAAGCCATTAATAATTTTAAATACAAACATTAGGACAGGCCCAGACGTTCCTTAGCTATTTTCTTACCGGTCTGGAAATCGCTCTTGCCGGAACCCAGCTTGGGAAGGTCATCCACTTTAATCACATAAGCTGGAACCATCAGTGGCGGGAGGCCAACCTGACGGATACGATCCCTGGCTTCATCTTCCGTAATGTCGCCGGCGAACAAGAGGGCAATCTTTTCGCCCTTGGCGCCATCGGGAACAGGTACGGTAAAGTGGTCCACACCGTCAAAGTAATTAGTTTCAGAAATCTTGAAGTCTACAGACCCCAGGGAAACCATTTCCCCGCCAATCTTTGCAAATCGGCTATAGCGATCCACAATGGTCAAATAGCCATCTTCATCCACATGCCCCTTGTCGCCGGTCTTGTACCAACGTTTTCCATTAATCACAGCAATAGCCTGGCTAGTTCTTTCTGGATCTTTCAGGTAACCCTTCATAATTTGGGCACCACCAGCTAGAATCAATCCATCTTCACCGACTGGCAATTCCTCCATCGTATCAGTATCCACAATACGGAACTGAGTTCCCGGCAGCGGAGCTCCTACAGTACCAGGCTTATTGCCCTGTAGCACCGTCTTCCAGTCATCCATCAAAACGTCCTTGGTATTTACTGCAGACACAGGAGTGGTTTCCGTACAGCCAAAGCCTTCAAAGATTTCCAGTTTGAATTTGGTTCTATACAGCTGGCGGACATCCTCTCGAATTTTTTCTGCACCGGCAAAGATGTTACGTACATGGGAGAACATCAAGGGATGTACATACTTGCTGACGCCCCACATACGCAGGAATGTACCAGTAGCGAGCAAGATGGAAACCTTGTACTGGGCGCAGACGCGGCCAATAAGACGTGCGTCAATAGGATCCGGAACAGGTACCACAGGCACACCTTCCACCATGCAGAGCATCGTCGTCACGCAGAAGCCAAAGGCATGAAACATGGGAAGGCTTCCCAGGAACACATCAGAAGCAACCAAGTTCAAGGCGCTTTCGCACTGTTTAATATTGCCCATCAAGTTGAAGTGGGTTAGCTCCACTCCCTTGGGGCGCCCTTCGGAACCAGAGCTAAAGATAATGGTAGCCACGTCATCCAAAGAAACCTTCTTAATGAAGCGCTTTTCCAGGTACCAGGCAGGTAAAGCCACCGTGCGGAGTAAATTCAGGACCAGGGTAGATTTCTTCAGCATTCCCTTCAGGTCTTCCATATAGTAGACCTTGTAATTCTTCAGAAGAGAATCCATGTCCAGACCTTTCTGCTTCAGTTTGTCAATAAAAGCCTTTGCCGTAATGATGGTTTTTACTTCTGCGGTTTCGCAACAGTAATTCATCACGTCTGGAGTATTGGTATAGTTCAAGTTTAGAACGGTCTTTGCCCTGATCTGGCAAGCCATATTCATCATGAGTCCAGGAGCTGAAGGAGGTATCAGAAGCCCCACGTTCTTTTCACCCTTGGTCAGCTTCTCAACCAAGCCACCGAAAGAAAATACGGCTGTAGCAAGCTTGTATCCGGAGAAATGGTTTCCATCCAGGCTATAAATGGCAGGACCACTCTTCACGTATTGTTTTACTGTACGGATCCATGCAGAAGGCAGCGGGCGCAACTGACGGATGGATGATTCCCAGGCCGTAATGGAAAGTTCCTGCACCATGCGTTTTACAGCCACCGGGCTTGCATCCAAAGGAAGTTCTTCCCCAAAAGATACTGTAATGATGCGGCCGCCGGAATGGACCAGTTGCTTCAAGCCGTCATCAGCCTGTGAAAAGGCACTCCCCCACAAGCCCTGAACGTAGAACGGCATCAACTTCACCTTAGGGACGTCCTTGAGGGCAGAAGAATAATCCAGGCGGAAACGGTTCATGTTACCCGTAGACGTCATAACATTTTCCGGGAACATCACCACAGCTTCTCCACGAAGGAGTGCATCATGAGCATCCGCCATCGCCTTTTCAGGATTTTCAATATCCAGATCGATGGTATTCATCTGGCTCAGCAACAGACGGATATACCACTTCTCGAAGGGACGTTTCGTCATGACGAAACGCAGCCTGCGGGGGCTAGCCATCTGGATCAAAGCCCAGTCGATATAGGAAATATGGTTACCCACCAAGAGAACTGGTCCTTCCCAAGGAATCAAGTCAGCACCATGAACCAGGAATTTATAATGAACAGAAAGTACAGAACGCATCAGCTGGCGAAGTAAAGTCTGGGGCATCGCCCACAAGGCCCACACAGTCGCAGCAAGGCAAACAATCCCCAGCACAAAGAAAAGATTCATGCGGGATACGCCCATAAAATTCATAAAGCAGGTAACCAGGAAATAAAAAATCAGAATACACAAATTCTGGACGCCATTGCTAATGGCAAGCACATGTCCAGCAGAGCGGGGCTTGGTGTTGTAGATCAGCATGGTGAACATGGGGATCACGTACAGACCACCACAGAATCCTAGCAATGCTAGGGCAATGGAATTGTAAGGACGAGGAATAAAGGGAATAAGGAAAATCAGGATGGCAGCACCAGCGGTACCCATGGGAATCAGCCCCATTTCCACAAAGTGCTTGCACATGCGGCGAGCATAATAACAACCGACGATAAGGCCTGCCACCACACCTACAATGGCGTAGTTCACGGAACTATCTTCCCTAAAGAGGGAGCCGGTACTGAACATATCGCGAGCAACAAAGAGCAGCAGGAAAATCATGACCCAGAACATGGACAGACCAATAATGGACTGACGGAGGGAACGATTGGACCATGCCTTGCGAAGCTTGCGGCGAGTGTAGCCCAAGTTATAATAACGTTTCCAGGGGAACTTCATTTCCGCATCGTAACAACCGATGGAGGGAAGCCCCAGGGAGAAAAGAATACTAAGCAACTCAAGCCCTGCAACAGAAGCGGCTATAGGCATAAGGGTCGGAGCCAACTGAGTAAAATCGACTGCGGATGCAGGCGCCAGCATTTCAAAACCAAAGGCGGTAAGGCCTGCGACCACAATCAAGCTGACAAAGGTCACCATGTAAGCACTACTGGTCCCTACACTAAGGAACTTTACCCCTACCAGTTCCTTGATGATGGCATTCTTTGCCGTAGATTGAATAGCCTGCAAGGAGAAGAACAAGGCAAAGGCAACCATACTGAGAGCTACGTTACCGATGGCAAAGCCCCCCACAAAGGCGAAGGTCACCAGGAATAGCAAGATAGACGTAATTCGTAGGACCTTTTCCTTAGGATACTTGTCGGAACAATAACCCGATGGCGTAATCAGTATTGCACATGGCAACAAAATCAGGACATGTATCAGATAGAACTGCCAGGATGCAGTTGAAAAATGATTCAGACGATTAAGAATCAATTCCATCAAGGAGATGACAACCGTAGCAGCAGCTACCTGGGAAAAGACTATACCAAGAAAGGGAAGCACGCCTCTGATGTTCTTCATTAAAAAACCTTAGATAAAAAGTTCCATGATTAAAATAAATAGGACAAGACCAAAAGCACGTCTATTTATGGTTACAAAAAAAAGAACTCGATAACGAAAACGCTATCGAGCTCAAAAGCCAGAGCTTTTAGCAGATTTTTGGCGTTTGCAATCGCGACGAAAGCCTTACTTGACTTCGAAGTAGTAAGTCTGCAGGGTCTTGCCGTCCTGAGACAGGCGGATGATCTGCTTACCCTTCGGCAGATTGCCGGAGATGGAGTAGAGGTTTTCTGCACGGTATTCAACCTTCAGGTCAACCTTCTTGGCAACGTCGGCGAAGAGAGCGGTCTTTTCGTCGGCGGTAACACCCTTACAGTCCTTATGATCAGCAACCTTGCCTTCAACAGCCGGATAGGAGACTGCGATCAGCGGAGTAGTTACGGAGCTTGCGTTCACGAAGAGAACGTCGAGACCTGCATCCACCACACGCGGTGCGTTGAGGGCGAGCATCTTGCTAGCCGGTGCAGCTGCTGCCGGAGCGGCCTTACCCTTCTTGCCCTTCTTTGCGGGCTTCTTGTCTACCTTGC of the Fibrobacter sp. UWR4 genome contains:
- a CDS encoding DUF3418 domain-containing protein, which produces MNLDVLKIEYPELPVVQKREDFLHLLDTHQVVIVKADTGSGKSTQLPKFLLEYFVEKCVKKSPSLDSSAAAQPQNDGGKAPQNDGGKALQNDAESSKPLFKIGVTEPRRLAAMSIADRLREELKADELVSTKIRFWEQGTNDAPIKVMTDGILLQEFRRDRLFKQYSAIVIDEAHERSLNIDILLGIFKSVLKQRPDFKLIVASATLDAALFEKFYDNSCVLEAEGRTFPVDVEYYFRGGSRGAGALAPKGFRGGPWENDGEDDGPRDASGKGDSGLIEEARDAILDLESRHRDHLLCFLPTERVIQDLANELKPDLDAASFDVLPLYGRMSPEEQRRIFKSTNKTRVVLATNIAETSLTIPGIAYVVDTGMARISRYNAQARIQGLPVEEISKASARQRTGRAGRVKPGVCIRLYSPENFEKRDDFTEPEIRRSNLANVVLQLRSLGLEMESFPFLQSPPHSAFRGAYKTLFELGALTADNASGSVTKLGRDMTKLPMDVALSAVLLRARDAGVLQPALIVCSALSIQDPRVVPNEEPERGRVRGLHKKFAGHKSDFLTYVSMWNAFCEEWDGKSWNKLRKFCDKNSFHFLRCREWIDLYEQFGRILDAKFENRTCPLEGFHADNLHIALLSGFLGGIARRDIENGCYRLVSGRETHVFPGSDLYAKSVEWLFSAEVRETSRTFLTKAAEIKPEWIMQVAEPFCTRRWFAPVWNKERGFVEAVEEVSFRGLVISRGHRVDYARVNPEDCAQIFWREAVVMSDIARPFPFMVHNERVVENLHALEARKRQFGLAPHEDALVDYYVRIAPKVNSIRTLKAYLAEKGDQWLKFDEKFWLDQSESGVSYTDSGFRNRMDFGGLKGRDGRGHGNAQNEKPTAENGGSVESFRIMGFDWNGRPSSSVARMVTGEMVFDATKSCDGITLKFPYDLLAETTPALLALSIHQWREWMMESIIREMPKASKKQMDAKRTAIDDAFCDKLKESPHKAPMLLLYEVFGEMKNLECDIPTVTPERENHLRLHLNVFKNGVAEKFPVELSPEWGSFRFFLAVRPVVVTYGIDFPLENSRFGWRLGDSALMTSEESKFWQNFRKRLESGGKDDANNRNAETVASGVADRLNMLETGGVYADDFHTVMKIWVAKSLIADGLDVNRCMRFSGLEFSRGKKMKDFRNLAATTRTEDEETRLALVRATYEAGLIGAEAFVKCWDALREFSVAMRQGKDHVNDVCTPFVSRLVALYQEEHTLFERVRQVSELVVLGETMDNTSEDSIKDLLDARSLRDSFRPFLKSRFLKDHELKKARDLLSDVERMSSDDKEFPEMYLQGRSMLEDFEVLRFKRKADDDQEEVDTQSLTKLKGLFGKLK
- a CDS encoding SGNH/GDSL hydrolase family protein, which produces MSETKYTKWVACWGNATSITDRTAAVYAKDITLRYPIRICFSGSKLRFRFSNLTGTEPVEVTSAFVCRNSQAPVMITFNKNTSVSIQPGKEIQSDEIPFDVTAGETVNVSLYFAGYTQMNAGTLITGPLSSGKYTYGNYATAEEFPAELTRNTNWFYFLNTVDVLTEESNHALVCFGDSITAQSWPDYLALEAWNAGKRNVSIIRRAVSGTRILREYNCITYAAYGLKGATRFPIELNVAGASAVIIQHGINDIIHPVGVEVNKFRPWSDMPTTEDLIQGVQDIYIKHARQLGLKVYSGTLLPIFGWRTYNENRDVIRNAFNEWLRTSSEFDGCVDFDEAVRDGADHKKFAEGFDSGDHLHPSEKAYQAMAAAALKILQ
- a CDS encoding MFS transporter gives rise to the protein MKNIRGVLPFLGIVFSQVAAATVVISLMELILNRLNHFSTASWQFYLIHVLILLPCAILITPSGYCSDKYPKEKVLRITSILLFLVTFAFVGGFAIGNVALSMVAFALFFSLQAIQSTAKNAIIKELVGVKFLSVGTSSAYMVTFVSLIVVAGLTAFGFEMLAPASAVDFTQLAPTLMPIAASVAGLELLSILFSLGLPSIGCYDAEMKFPWKRYYNLGYTRRKLRKAWSNRSLRQSIIGLSMFWVMIFLLLFVARDMFSTGSLFREDSSVNYAIVGVVAGLIVGCYYARRMCKHFVEMGLIPMGTAGAAILIFLIPFIPRPYNSIALALLGFCGGLYVIPMFTMLIYNTKPRSAGHVLAISNGVQNLCILIFYFLVTCFMNFMGVSRMNLFFVLGIVCLAATVWALWAMPQTLLRQLMRSVLSVHYKFLVHGADLIPWEGPVLLVGNHISYIDWALIQMASPRRLRFVMTKRPFEKWYIRLLLSQMNTIDLDIENPEKAMADAHDALLRGEAVVMFPENVMTSTGNMNRFRLDYSSALKDVPKVKLMPFYVQGLWGSAFSQADDGLKQLVHSGGRIITVSFGEELPLDASPVAVKRMVQELSITAWESSIRQLRPLPSAWIRTVKQYVKSGPAIYSLDGNHFSGYKLATAVFSFGGLVEKLTKGEKNVGLLIPPSAPGLMMNMACQIRAKTVLNLNYTNTPDVMNYCCETAEVKTIITAKAFIDKLKQKGLDMDSLLKNYKVYYMEDLKGMLKKSTLVLNLLRTVALPAWYLEKRFIKKVSLDDVATIIFSSGSEGRPKGVELTHFNLMGNIKQCESALNLVASDVFLGSLPMFHAFGFCVTTMLCMVEGVPVVPVPDPIDARLIGRVCAQYKVSILLATGTFLRMWGVSKYVHPLMFSHVRNIFAGAEKIREDVRQLYRTKFKLEIFEGFGCTETTPVSAVNTKDVLMDDWKTVLQGNKPGTVGAPLPGTQFRIVDTDTMEELPVGEDGLILAGGAQIMKGYLKDPERTSQAIAVINGKRWYKTGDKGHVDEDGYLTIVDRYSRFAKIGGEMVSLGSVDFKISETNYFDGVDHFTVPVPDGAKGEKIALLFAGDITEDEARDRIRQVGLPPLMVPAYVIKVDDLPKLGSGKSDFQTGKKIAKERLGLS